The genomic segment GTCCTTTCAACGTCACAGGTATCTGTTCCTATCGTGCCTGAATGACAGGTCTAGCACATTGTGCAGGGTTAAGAGTAATTCAACCCGCGCTCCGTTCTGAGAGCCATCGATCTGCTTTCTTCAAACTAAAGCACTGCTGACCACTTGCACACCTCCGCGCAGGTGCTGGCTGTTTTGTATGTGCGTAGGAGCACCTAGAGCACGCGGGCAGACTTGCGTTCCCTCGTGCTCTGACCTTTTCTGAGATGCTGGTGAGAACATACGCAGATCATCTAGTTTTATCGTTCTCGAAACGAACCTGGCGATGCCTGAACGCTGTGTAAAGGGTGCTGCAGCGCTAAATTCGGAATTGGTTCGGCTTGAACATTCTCTCCATCTTGATGGTTCTAAGTCCTGCGGACCTTCGAGAACTCATGCTCCTGCCTCTATCTTAGTACTATGCGATTCCGCTTTCTCAGAGTATCTGTTCCTAATTCGCGAGCAGTCTGAGCTTGACGATGAACCCTCCATTAAGGACATAATGGCTGTTAGACCTGAGGCCAGCAGACCAGAGAGTTGGCAGTTGGCGTTTTCGGGTCGCCGTTGGCACGCACAAGGCCAGGTGTTTCTCAAGCTACACTCAACATAATTGTGTGTCTGATCGATTTGCTTGGAGGTCCGTTGTTTATCTAAAGaatggcgaagaaggcgcagcacAATGTACAGCAAACGTACAAAAATTGGTTGTCTTTAAAGTTATGCAAGGAAGGATCCCGGATGCCCTTGATTGTCTTCGTCATAGTGCTGCATTGCGTTCAGGTTCTATGGACACATCCACCTTtacttccttgtcttctctgccttcaaAACACAGGGAACTCTGAGCTGGTACGCAGTCTCAGCTACGCTAGGCTTCCTGTTTACTCTGCTATACCGCAGCTTAACCGTGGCTTTCCTGTTTCGTAACCTAGTCCGTTTGGGCTTGGCGTTTCAGAAGACGTGATAGGTGGAAAGCTGCTGACACACAAAGTCCTTGGTGAAATGCTCTCACATTCGGTCCCTGCGCTGGCTCGCATGCAtcgagaaacgcaaaaaaaGAGGCATTTCAGGTCCGATAATCCCGCGTGCGCGACATGCGGGAATGTGTGCCGCGCACAGCTATTCGCGACTGCCCGCCAACAAGCTCGCAACCGACGCGTTTTTCGTCGATTTTCACAGTGGAACgctgcgtttttcgcgtcCGCATAGTTTGGTATTTCGCAAGGGCCGTGTGTAGAAATGCTGTCGAATTTCCAATAACGAATGTGCGAGTCTCGCGGGTTTGCTTGTGCTCCTAGTCCTCGTGTCTCCAGCGCGTTTGCCTGCTGGACGTGCAGGCTGGAAAAGTGCCTCAGCGCGGCTGCcgttctctttgtttttctctgcagccgGCGATTACGAAGCGCACTCTCGCTTCTCACTTTGTTTGCCCCGGGATGCGTGTGAGAACCGCCCTTTTTTTCATTCGATTTCGTCCAAATACTCCCACTTCCGAATAGCGCATTCGCACTTCACCGTGGCGGCCTGCACACGAGCTGTCGGTACACCCGAAACTGTCGTGGACCTCTTAGACAAAGCGCTTGTGCACGAATCACTCTTCACTTTTCAATTTTTTTTCACGCGGAGTGACCGCTGTATAACTAAGGAAACGAAGCTACTGAGACGCGGTCTGCCGACATCCCCTCCACTGTGTCTTCCGTTCCCGGTGTCGCTCCTGTTTCCGAACTCTGCCTATACGTTCGCTAACGGCAGACGCTCACAAATTTTCTCAAGTTACCCGTCGATCTGTCGAATTTTCTGCGGCGGATCGGGCTCTTTCCCCCGCTGTTTACTCTCAACTGTCCGAGCGGGAGGTCGATCTTGATGCTGGGAACGCACCGGGGGACGTGATGGTACGTTTTCTGCTTTAGGCTGAGCGGCGTCGTTCTGCAGCCCAGTGGTCTTTTCTTTGTCGGCATCTCAGTCCGTTCCACGCGAAGAATCATGCCTGCCTCGGAACCGGCCGCATCACCCGCAGCTGTACCTTCGTTGAACGCCGTCTTGTCCACGCCAcccgtctcgtctcccgctTCGCCCCCTGGAGCGCCGTACTTCCTGGCCGTCGCGGGGGCGGTTTCCTCCTGGTTGATGCTTCTGTGTGTCGCGCAAGAGCTGCCGTACGACCTCGGCGAGACTCTCGGCGTTCGCTTTCGTCGCTGGCTCCACGCACATCCGGTTCTCTTCGCTCCGTGGACTGCTTTCCTTCGCTGGCTAGGTCGCAGAAGGCGCCTCGTAGGTCTCGGCGACTTCATTCTCAGAGAACATCTTCGCCTCAGTGGCTGATTCGAAACGGAAAACAACGGAGTTCTCCGAccccctcttcgtcgccgttGTTTCGATTCGCCGGTCGTCTGCGTTGCTTCCTCGcgcggagaaagcagagaaaaagcctGAGCAAACTACTAGACGGATGTGTCTTCGTCTAAGCCCAGCAGCCTGGCGACCTGTGGGGCTTTCGTTCGCGTGATCTGTGGTTTCCTGATTCTCGGTCTGTTCTGTTGAGAATCAGAAAACGCGTGCACGCTCACAAGATGGAGGGGCTTCTCGCGAGAGTCACCTCCACGCGGCGGACCGCCTCTCCGGCAGGCCCCGCTGGGGGCTCGCGGATCGCTAgactctctccgttctctctaTGTCCGTCTCGGCTTTGTCTTGTCTTCGGTGTGGCGCTGCTTCCGCTCCTCATCACTTTCTCTTTGCCGGCGTCCTTTCATTTTTTGGACTCCGACTCAAGTTTCCCCTTCCCGTTTGTCtgctcgctcctctctcctaCTCCGTCGACctcttcggcgtctcctgaaggcggaggcactgtgtCACAatccccttccttcttccttcttccggcctctgcgtctcctctcgcttcagCCGCGGGACTCGCTGGCGGGGCTGTCGCCCTCGGCGCCCGCCAGGCGGAGAGTGCGGAGGTGGCGAAGGCCTCGAAGGCAGACAAGGGcgcaaggaggaagaagaaaatgcCGCCTCGGCTCCTCCAAGTCGTCCGACCCAACGAACGCCACACTGGTGAGAGACTGGGCATCAGACGgattcgcctttcttctctccactgtctTCTTGTCTGCAGCTTTCCATCGTCCTGGTCTCGCCCCTCCGCTGCCCCATCTCTGCTCCCCTCACCGTCCTACAGACTGTTAGCTTCTtcgcgcctttcttcgccCTTTCAGCTTATtttgctcgttttctctcccgcggttgctttctctcgctttcccaTCTTTGCTGAA from the Toxoplasma gondii ME49 chromosome IX, whole genome shotgun sequence genome contains:
- a CDS encoding hypothetical protein (encoded by transcript TGME49_304980), whose amino-acid sequence is MKSPRPTRRLLRPSQRRKAVHGAKRTGCAWSQRRKRTPRVSPRSYGSSCATHRSINQEETAPATARKYGAPGGEAGDETGGVDKTAFNEGTAAGDAAGSEAGMILRVERTEMPTKKRPLGCRTTPLSLKQKTYHHVPRCVPSIKIDLPLGQLRVNSGGKSPIRRRKFDRSTGNLRKFVSVCR